DNA sequence from the Tachysurus vachellii isolate PV-2020 chromosome 16, HZAU_Pvac_v1, whole genome shotgun sequence genome:
cagtttacagTATGCTAAAAAATCAAGAAACCAGTatgaatgtgaaaatgtgttGAGAGAAAAAAGCAGTCATGATTCAAAGATTACCACCTCATCTGTGAATCATTGTGGCCTGGGTTTGTACATCTGCCAGTGAAACTGGCTTTCTTGTCTTTACTGATCATGTGACTCACAATGGTGTCAGCAGGATGGATTTTCTTGtgaacaaatgtattttactgGATGGAGTCAAACCCAATACCTAATGACAGTTGTCTGACTTAAAGATTTGCTCTGATGTATTTCAACCTAATCTTTATCATCCTTCTATTCAAGAACACACTTCCCtgcaaaaaaaccccaaaaatccaaaaacttACATATAATAGATAATAGATGTCTAAGATATCACATAGCTGTCactcatatttaataaaaataaaaaagtgtgctTTTTCATTACAGGACTCATAATTACAGCAGCCTTTAAAAACAGTTAGATTAAAAGGGGCTATTTAAAAACTGCTAAATTGTTTAGTCAGATATATTGTTTAGAAAAACCTATATAGACCTTGTATATGGGCAAATTATATCAGCACACTTATAGAAGTGCATTTAGGCCCGTGGTAACACTGAGCTTATTTGTTGATAATGATTTAACAAtgatttgtataaataaaaagtgaatgGAGCTACTGACCTTTTAACTGTAAGACAGTCTAAAGTTGATCCTCTTGATGAAGAATAGTATTGAGCAATCCTGTGTAGGAAATGCCCTCCCTGTCAGCTTTGGATCCTTTATTCCCCATATGCCTCTATGTCCATCCTGATACTGATGTCCAGTTCAGAAGAAAGTAGTCTTATCCATATAAACTCAGAAAATAACAAGCTTTCCATGTTGGTGGGTGGTGCTTTTACACTTTCCATTTTTAATGGAATGAATCTATTTTAACACTTGTAAAAAAGTATAATCCCCATGTGTACAAGAAAATACTAACCTGTGCTTTGGAGGTGTCTATAATTTATTCAAATGATTTACGTGCGTCCATGCACGAAGCAATCCGAAAAACTGTAGCTCCATGATTTCTGTTGCATTTGAAACAACCATATCAGCAACCATGAGCCTGACATGGTACATTTAAGTACATTtcagaaaatacattttcttaagTTTTGGTTGTGTTAAACTGACACCTGAAGCATTATCTCTTTAAGTATTCCTTGTGTATATCTTGGTTTTATAGAAATAAGTAGCTCTGTTAGAGGTCTAATGAAAAAAATAGCGGCATAATCATTTTAGGTGTGCAAAGTCATACACCATTCTATAAGACGTAGAGCGTCTTAAACATTTTGATAATCTATTGTgataaaattcaatttaaaggtATCAACACACTTTACTGTATTGGTGACTGATGTTCATAATGCAAACTTACACTACAGGTCTGTTTCCTTTGTGTCTAAGCAAAAAGCATAGAGGGAATCTTTAATGTCTGTGCTGCTGTTTGCTTTAATGTTGGCCTTCCCCATGGATGTGTCCTGACTTTCTACATCTCCTGTGGAATTCAGAGGTGACCTGTTGCACCCGTGGACATCACTGGAGGGATCATCCTTGAGGGCAGCTTGATCCTGGTCAGTCTCTCGATGGTAGAAGTAGTTGAAGTTAGACACTATCACAGGCACAGGCAATGCTATGGTCAACACACCAGCGATGGCGCAAAGTGAGCCTACAATTTTGCCTCCAACTGTTATTGGTCTCATGTCACCATAGCCCACGGTGGTCATTGTAACCACAGCCCACCAGAAGGCATCTGGTATGCTGGAGAAATGGGACTCAGGCTCATCGGCCTCAGCAAAGAATACCGCACTTGAGAAAAGGATTACaccaataaaaaggaaaaagataAGGAGGCCTAGCTCTCGCATGCTGGCCTTCAGTGTCTGCCCCAAGATCTGGAGACCTTTGGAGTGGCGTGAAAGCTTGAAGATGCGAAACACCCTCACTAGTCTAATAACCCGCAAGATAGCCAGAGACATGGCCTGCTGTTGCTGTGGTCCATTGTCATGATCTGGACCATGCTGCTGCTCCACCAGCTCTGTCCCTACTGTAATGAAGTAAGGCATGATAGACATGATGTCAATGATGTTCATGACAGTTTTTGAGAACTCTGACTTGCTGGGGCAGGCAAAGAACCTCACGATAAGTTCAAAAGTGAACCAAATCACACATGTGGtctcaacaacaaaaaatgggTCAGAGAAAGTGAGTGATGGGCGAGCTTGTGAAGTGGAGTTAGCAGTTGTCCTGCTTACTGCTTGAAGCTCCCTCTCATCCCTGAACTCAGGCAATGTCTCTAAGCAGAAGGTAATTATGGATATGGTGATAACAATCACAGATACAATGGCGATGCCACGGGCAGGACTTGAGCTTTCGGGGTACTCAAAAATGAGCCAGACCTGTTTCTGAAACTCATTGTGTGGTAGGGGTTTCTCTTCTTCCTTTATAAAGCCCTCATCTTCACGAAAGCGCTCCATAGCCTCTTCACCCAGCTGGTAGAACCGTATTTCATCAGCAAATACATCAATGGACACATTGACAGGCCTCCGGATTTTCCCACCTGACTGGTAAAAGTAAAGGATCCCATCAAAGCTCGGACGGTTTCGGTCAAAGAAGTATTCATTACGAAGTGGGTCAAAGTACTTGATCCTCTTGTCTGGATCTCCTAACAAGGTGTCAGGAAACTGATTTAAGGTGCCCAGCTGGGTCTCGTATCTCAGACCTGCGATGTTAATGAGCACGCGTTCATTGCTACCGTCATGCTCCACGTTGTCCATCACGTCCACGACGTCCGACAGATCTTCGTCAAAGAGGTGAGGGACGCGGTCGGCGCGCAGCAGCGCATCCACGGCGCTTTCGGCACAGCTAAACGTGTCGCTCATGTCGTTCATTTTCCACGAGCTCGGTTCCAGGTTCAGCTCCTTGACACACTCGTCGGTTCGCCTTGAAGCCGAGTGCTGCTCCCGTGCGCCACGACAGACGTCTCCGGCATCACTGGCGCTCCCTCTCGCGCCGCCGTTCTCCAAACTCACCAAGGCTATCTCCATTCCGGAGCCATGAAATGTTCACcaggaaaacatttaaaaaaaaaaaaaaagagctgtagATTTCGATCAGATTCTTTTATTAGTAACTGTTTTcttaatttgatttgataacTGAAGTTTAGAAAATGTTAAAGCTTGTTTTGACATGACAGATAAAGAGCGCGCGCAAGGAGCTCCAGCGCGAGCTCTGTGCTCACTGGAAAGTAAATAAGAGGCGAGTTGAAGACCCggatgacaaaataaaaaggatGATGTTTTCCTGACGTGAAAATAGCGCGGTGAGGGAATCCTCACAATGTCACAGACGGGGAaacctcctcatcctcctgtcACTTAGCAGGATTTAAATAGCAACCATCTTTTTTTACTCCTGAATTAAAGAGCACTGAGTTTGCAGTGAACACAGGTGCATGTTTGTGAAATTGTGAACGATCTACATGCGCAAGGAAAATGTTTAGATCATTTGGGGATTTGGGACACATTTTCACTGGATTAGTCGTTTACTTGGATGACCTGACCGACATGCGtaaactattatttatttttagcatttatGGCATCAAGTCATCAAATTTCAGTAACAGGACAAAATATTTTCCCAAATTTATCTTGCAAGAACAGCATAATACTACATATGGACATAAGTAACACTGTAGAACAAATTTCCTTCTGCAATAATTTCAATGACTTCAATACTTTCCATATTTTCAAAACCCATCACTATTTGTTCCTGAAAAATCCAGtatgaaaatatttctacaGTTTCAAATGATTAATGTATCTACTTTATTTGAAGTAATTTGAAATATCTTGTGACATAATATTTGTCTGTATGCAGCATAGACATATTAGTCATGAAAATTTTAtgatctattaaaaaaataaataaatagataaaaaaatatcGAAAGCATCTCTTTTTTGCTTGCCCAAGATTTTTGTGGTTAAATTCCTGTCTGATGCTGTAGACACCCTTTCGGATGGTGTTGCAAGAGTTAAGTAGTTCGATTCTTATAAAGCAGTTCCACTGTATAGGTTTTTGCTTTCAGGTATCAAGCCAGAAATTAAATGTAGCTAAGCTGCACTGTCCCAATTTCTCAGATGTCCCAATCCAGTGAGTGGCAGTTTTGCATTCACTTTCTTAATCATAGAGGCAGCTGCAATGAACTTGTTTCTGGAAGGTTGTCTTCTGAGATGGACTTCTGAGTATATGGCTAATAGATAGCtatctttattcatttacagtataagGCACAACAGGGTCAGAAGAGCTGCAGCAAGACATCACTTTCAGAAGCAAATGTTCAGGCATGGAAGTTTGGAAAGACAGTGGAAAAAATACTCTTTGGACGTTGCTGGCAGTTTGTTAGGTGCCTTAGGTGTGGGAGATGAGACCATGAAGATATTGTGCTAAGCAAGTGCAAGTAAGTGTGGCAGTGTAAACGAGAGTTTAACCATGAGATGATGAAAGCATTTAAAAGGTTGGGTTGTGTAGGTAAAATGCCTCTTCAGTGATTCGCGAAAATCTGGAGCTGGCATCCTGGGATGGTTgtacttatttttaaaaaaggggaCCAGGGGATGTGACCTAGTTATATGAGAATCACACTCTTCAGGCTCACAGGTAAAGTCTTTGCAGGGTCAACCAAGGAGCTTGTAAGAAAAATGCAGGCTTGACACAGGTCGTGGAACAATAGACCAACTCTTTTCTTTTGTCCAGCTTCTGGAGTTGTCAAGGCAGTATGCAATTTCAGTGTGCATATGTTATGTTGCATATGGTGATTATGAAAATGCACTATTATAATTCTAAATGTACTATTGGTACATCTGCTAAGGAAGATACTGCAGGCATATGGGGTATCTGGTCACTACTTTGTGACACCTAGTATCTGTATATGTACAATGAAAGTTCATTCTCTTCAGGTGAGGGGATACATCTTGTTCTATTTAACTACTTTAAGTAGTTTATGTAAGAATGTGTGTCAAATAGATTGGGTCAATGGCTGAAGTGTTATAGTGCAGATGTTGTAGCCCAGTTTTTGCAGGAATAACTTTGTTTACTGGTCAGTCAAAAGTACATCCCTAACATTACCTGTGGTCCGGTTTTGTGTGTAGTGACCTAAAGAATAAGGCCAGGAGAACTAGCTCTATAATTTAGGTTTGCAGCTTCTGTGCATAGTCTCCATGATTAAGTGGGGCAATTTTGGTATGCCTTAGAGTGGAGCTGTTGCTCTTCTGAATAGACGTGCCAGCTGATATGTTATAAAAATGGCAGCTGCTCAGATGTAGACCTGCTAGTGGTGAATCAGTCACTGGACTGATACCTCAAGGCACACAGAGGACTCACAAAAAGGGGTTATATATCTCCAGTAGACCAAGGCTCTAATAAGCTGAAATCTGCTAGAAAAGTTTGACCCGAACATCTCAGCCTGTTGACAGTGCATCCcaccagaagaagaagaatccattttttttatgacaGCATTTATCATGTATTTATCAGACAGCTCTTTACTGATACTGGTATTGGTTCTTAAACTTCATGTACAGTACCTTATACTGTATTTGCAGTTTTTCTGCCTATAACATCTGTCAGGACTTTGGTATGTTCATTTATAATGGACATCTGTCTTTGACCATCTGCCacaattacactacacactcctgGCTTTTAAATCCTTTCCTTTTCCCTTAAGCTCTTACAtaatcattcacacacagaaaacaacaaGATGTGGCCTTGAAAGATGCATATTGTGTATTTTGCTTAGTGATCTCTTTATGACAGATGTACTGTGGTTAAAGTGTCATATTCAGCCTTGAGAATGGAATAAAACATAGAAAGCATGTGAATCATCACAAATTGTAGTTAATATACATGTTGAAACTAACACGCACACCTATTCATAAAGTACATCATGTATGTAATgcaaatgtgtctgtgtgagagagacagtgatacCCAGGGTATCTTCATGCCCAGAGTCCTTGGGATAGGCCTTTTATGAACCAGGATAAAGAACTAATGAGTGTAAATATGGTGCACAGTATCCTCAGTGACTCCTGTGGGACAGCTGTGttcatatatgtacagtataaacaaatggcTGTTGTTGTTCTAGAAAATGCTAAATACTGCTTCCATTGGTGAAGAAGTGACCTTGGATGTTTCCTGTGCTGgccatagaaaaaaaatgacaggttCGAGAAATATGACACCAAGTTTGCATTTCACTGGAACATAGATACACAGAATAGAAAAGATGCTGAGAGAATGACGGAGACAAAGCAGTGCCCTTTATCTCGCTGTTTAACAGTAATACCCAAGAGACAAAAGGAGATGTGACCCACTTAAAAGGTTAAAGTGTTGATGCAAGCAGTGTCTGAACACCTACAGCATCCCAAAATAAGAGCCAAGGAACAGCCAGCTCATGGTTACAATGGAATATAGTGGATATGGACCTTTTATCACATTAACTTTAACACTTTTAAAGTTACAACAGATTTTACTTATCATCCGTGCACGTCAGAACTAACCTGCACatgaaaacaatgaaacaacAAAGTGTTAGCCTAGATGCAGAAACAAATGcatgtgaaaatataaataagaggCTTAGCAGTTGTTCTGATTAACTAAAAGGATTTTACgcattgtgtttttgtctccggggggcgcggtggcttagtggttagcacgtttgcctcacacctccagggttgggggttcgattcccgcctccgccttgtgtgtgtggagtttgcctgttctccccgtgcctcgggggtttcctccgggtactccggtttcctccctcggtccaaagacatgcatggtaggttgattggcatctctggaaaattgtccgtagtgtgtgagtgtgtgagtgaatgagtgcgtgtgtgtgccctgcgatgggttggcactccgtccagggtgtatcctgccttgatgcccgatgacgcctgagataggcacaggctccccgtgagccgagatagttcggataagcggtagaaaatgagtgagtgagtgagtgagtgtttttgtcTCCATTAAGGTAGGATCGTTTTGGTGTACTCGTCTATAAAGTTTGCATCAGACACAAAACAGAACATATCGATCGGTTTTACATTTTCTTGACAAATTCCTGTTTTTATATAAAGGATGCATTTTGTTAAATCATTTACCTTATTGCATAAATGAAAAAGTCAGGAGTTACTGTACCTATTATGGCATGTTCAaaggtttgtgttcatttagacATTTCTTAATCATTTATCTAATTTCAAGTGACTAATGATTGATTGTAGTTTAGTAAGTACTATTTAAGTCCAGCTATTATATTCAAAGTATATAAGCATTCTGGTTTGAGCAGTAAAGTTAAAAAATGGATGCCAGAAGTTTCAGCATGATCAGGAAAGTGGTATGCAGAAGACCTAAAAAATAGCAAACATTCACAAAGATCAAAAATTTTACAAACACTGTACCAATACCAACATTAATGACTGTAATCTAGAAATGAAAAATATCTTAATAACGCATTAACAAACCAAGTTTTGGAACAAGATTTTTTGATTTGACGTGAAGCAAATTGAGTTACAGTATTTGGTTTTACAGAGAATGCTGAAAATTTGATAACTTAAAAACAAGAGAAAGGACGTATGATTACAGCCCCATAGGTGTGTTATATTAACCAACTATAAGCAATTGACCAACTGCCCTGAAATATTTCGGATTCAAATGAATTTCTGCGGATAAACATGGTAGAGATGGAGAACTGATCAGTTTGGGGGTGCGAGTCTTCATCAGGATCTCTGCAGAGGGTGGAAAGTTGAATTAATGAACTTCAATGTAAGCATATCCTAGAAAAATTCTCTTACCATCAATCAAGAAGTTAATAATGAAGCGTGGGTGCATCCTGCAACAGGACCATGAACCGAAACATGAGACAAAGTCAACAGAAAAAAACGACAAACAATCTGACAGGTTTAGCACAGACAGTGTCAGAAACAACTGACATAGATTACCACTTAGAGGACCCAAATGTTGTTTAGAGGATAATCAAAATGTCAGAGGCATTTATAAAGGTGAAGTGTGAACATACAAGTGGTTaaagaatatttattaattctgaAAGAGGATGAAAACTGATCTAATTTTGATTGTTTCATTATGAATatgtgaacatacagtacaaacacatacaaataatTTGATAAGGATGAACATTAAAACccttttttctctgtttattatttaaaatttataatttaaggatatacagtaagtggaaaatgtttgcatttgtaagcaatgtgtgtgtaagcaagTGTGTTTGCTGAGGATCTAAGGGAAAAGACAGCATTTATGTCTAGTGTCTGTACTGACGCTGAGCTCACAAGCACTTCAGGTCTTGTTGCCAGCAGCAGAGGGAAACTGTAACCATAACAACAGGTATCCACTAACAACAGGCATTCATGGCGGTAAGCGCTCTGGCGAGCACCTCTAATTGCAGTGGAAGAATTCAGCGGCTGGAATTAGCAGCCTTGCCCTGATGATATCTGCAGTGCTGTGTTTCACTAACAGAGGAAACAATAGCAGGCTTTTTCCCTCTGAAACCCAAGGAGCCATATCACAGCAAATGCTTTATGGTAACAGCGTCTAAGATTACAGCAATGGAGGAATAATAGCAGATCAAATGCGTTTGTTTGGGTAGAAGAATCTCAGTTAATAACGCAAATGACATGGCAGTTATTCCTTAGTGAATTGTGAGAATGGCAATGGCCTTGCTGAACCAacctaattatttattaaattatttgcattatatatatatatatatatatatat
Encoded proteins:
- the LOC132859272 gene encoding potassium voltage-gated channel subfamily A member 5 — its product is MEIALVSLENGGARGSASDAGDVCRGAREQHSASRRTDECVKELNLEPSSWKMNDMSDTFSCAESAVDALLRADRVPHLFDEDLSDVVDVMDNVEHDGSNERVLINIAGLRYETQLGTLNQFPDTLLGDPDKRIKYFDPLRNEYFFDRNRPSFDGILYFYQSGGKIRRPVNVSIDVFADEIRFYQLGEEAMERFREDEGFIKEEEKPLPHNEFQKQVWLIFEYPESSSPARGIAIVSVIVITISIITFCLETLPEFRDERELQAVSRTTANSTSQARPSLTFSDPFFVVETTCVIWFTFELIVRFFACPSKSEFSKTVMNIIDIMSIMPYFITVGTELVEQQHGPDHDNGPQQQQAMSLAILRVIRLVRVFRIFKLSRHSKGLQILGQTLKASMRELGLLIFFLFIGVILFSSAVFFAEADEPESHFSSIPDAFWWAVVTMTTVGYGDMRPITVGGKIVGSLCAIAGVLTIALPVPVIVSNFNYFYHRETDQDQAALKDDPSSDVHGCNRSPLNSTGDVESQDTSMGKANIKANSSTDIKDSLYAFCLDTKETDL